GCATTAATTGTATCAATATTAAGTATTTGGTTTGATAACCCACCACTTCAGATATTTATTTTCGCAGTATTAGTAGTAATATTCTTGCTATATACTAGACCTATATTAAATAAGTACTTTATCAAAGATAAATTTCATTCAGACTTTAAAGGACATAAGGTAGTAATTGTTGATAAAGAAAATGGAACATATATAGTTAAATTTAAAGATAGTAAATGGACTGCTATCTCAAATGAAGAATTTAATACTGGTGATGTTGCATATATTGAAGCTTTTGAAGGTAATAAAATATTAATAAAAAAATAGAAAGAGGTATAAATTATGATTATTGTATTTGGAATAATATTATTAATTTTTGCAGCTATTGCAATTTCTGGGGTAAGAATAGTTCCAGAATCTTATGTATATGTTATTGAAAGATTAGGTAAATATTCACAAACTTTAGAATCAGGATTAAGCTTTATTAATCCTTTTGTTGATAGGGTTTCTAAAAGAGTTACATTGAAAGAACAAGTAGTAGATTTTGACCCACAAGGTGTTATTACTAAAGACAATGCAACTATGCAAATAGATACAGTAGTTTATTTTCAAATTACTGATCCTAAATTATTCACTTATGGAGTAGAAAGACCTATAGCAGCTATAGAAAATCTTACAGCAACTACATTAAGAAATATTATAGGGGACATGACTGTAGACCAAACATTAACAAGTAGAGATGTAATTAACTCTAAAATGAGAATGGAACTTGATGAGGCTACAGATCCATGGGGAATTAAAGTAAACCGTGTGGAGTTAAAAAGTATAATACCTCCTACAGAAATAAGAATAGCAATGGAAAAAGAAATGAAGGCAGAGCGTGAAAAAAGAGCTAAAATACTTGAAGCTCAAGCTCAAAAAGAAAGTGCTATTCTAGTTGCTGAAGGAGAAAAAACAGCAGCAATATTAAGAGCAGAAGCTAAAAAAGAAGTAAGCATAAAAGAAGCTGAAGGTAGAGCAAAAGCTATAATTGCTTTAAAAGAAGCAGAAGCAGATGGAATTAAAATATTAAATTCAGCTTCTCCTAGTAAAGAAATACTTGCATTAAGATCACTTGAAAGTTTAGAAAAAGTATCACAAGGTGAAGCAACTAAGATATTTATTCCTAGCGAATTACAAAATTTAACTTCACTACTTGCAGGTATAAGAGAAATAAAATAGTTAGGATGATATAATGTTAAAAGATTTAAGTAAAAAAGAAAGAATAATTTTTGTATGTTATATTATAGGTGCTTTTTTAGTGTCACAATTTATAGCTGGTTTCGTTTTTGGTGTGGTATCAGCTCTAAAAAATGATGGTAATTTAGATACTTATTCTATATTAATACTTTCAAATTTAATAAATATATTTTTTATAAGATATATATTTTATAGATATAAGATTAATATCTTTGCTGAGAAAAAAAATAAATTATTAGAAATAATAGCAGTAATAGTGATTTCAGCATTGTTTAATATCTTGTTAGGTATTGTAACGTCGTATTTTGAACTAAGTACTAGTAACCAAGAAGCATTGGAAGTAATTATGCAGGGTAAAAGTATTATTTACCTTATTATAGGTAGTGCAGTTATAGTTCCTATTGCTGAAGAGTTGTTGTTTAGAGGTGTTTTTGCTAACCTATTTAGTAATAGAAAAATTAATTTTATACTATCAGTTTTACTTTTTGCATTAATACATGGTCCTAAAAATGTTGTGGAATTTATACCATATTTTTTAATGGGTATATTATTTACCGGAACATATTTTTATACAGGATCTATAAAGCTTGCAATGCTATCTCACATGGTAAATAATTTTTTAGCTATGTTGTCATTTTACTTTAAGAATTAGGATGGGAAAATTATGAACAAATTAGAACAAATTTTTGAAAAGTTAGAAATAGATGGTCTTTTACTTACAGACTATTACAATAAAAGATATTTTACAGGATTTACAGGTAGTACTGGAATTGCATTAGTTACTAAGAAAAATAAGTACTTTATTTCAGATTTTAGATATACTGAACAAGCAACTAAACAAGTTTCAGAATATGGATTTACATTTATTGAAGATAATGCAAGAAACTATAATAAATTAGTTGAACTTGCAAAAGTAGACGGTGTTACTAAATTAGGAATAGATAATTTATCACTTTCATATTCTGAGTTTGAAGCAATTAGTGAAGCTTTTTCTTTTGCTAAATTAATTAAATCATCAAATGAATTAGTAGCTTCAAGAAGAATAAAAACTCCAGAAGAAATTGAAAAAATAAGAAAAGCAATAAAAATAAGTGAAGAAGCTTTACTTGAAACCATACCTCAAATTAAAGAAGGAATGACAGAAATAGAAGTTGCAGCTATATTAGAATATAACCAAAGAAAAAGAGGTGCAAGTGGAACTTCATTTGATACTATAGTTGCAAGTGGATATAGGTCAGCTATGCCCCATGGGGTTGCAAGTGAAAAAAAAATAGAAAAAGAAGAATTCATAACTATAGATTATGGTTGCTACTATGATGGTTATGCAAGTGATATTACAAGAACTATTTATTTTGGAGAAAACATAGAACCTAGAATGTTAGAAATTTATGAAAAAGTTAGAAAATCTAATGAATTAGGTATTGAACTTATAAAAGCAGGTAAAACAGGTAAAGAAATAGATGCAGCTGTTAGAGAATTTATGGGAGATGATGCAAAATACTTTGGTCATTCATTAGGACATAGTTTTGGGTTAGAAGTACATGAAGTTCCTATGCTTTCTATGAGAGATGAAACAAAATTAGAAGCAGGAATGACAGTTACTGTAGAACCAGGAATTTATGTTTCAGGTTATGCAGGTGTTAGAATAGAAGATGATATAGTAGTAACAGAAAATGGACATGAAGTTTTAACAAGTTTAGATAAGAAATTAATTATGGTATATAATAAGTAAGGTAGGTAGAATATGGAATTTGATAAATATGATATAGATTATTTAAACAAGTCTACAGATGATTATTTAATATTTGTAAGAAATAATTTAGAAACTATAAAAAACCTTTACTTAGAATTATACAATTATTCTATACCAAGAGATGATAGTATATTAATATATGGTGAAAATGATATAGTGAGTAGAAAAATAAAGAAATTAGAAAATGACGAATTTTTAAAATATGAATCACTACTAAAAAAAGATCTTATAGATGTACTAAAAAGTAATGGTATATATGTAATAGATAAAGAAAAAAAACAAATGATAAATTAAAATAAAAGAAGCCTCAGGCTTCTTTTATTATACAATTAATCTAATTCTACATTTCCAGTATATAATTGATAGTAAGTTCCATGTTGTTTTATTAAGTCATGGTGATTTCCACGTTCAATTATTTTACCATTTTCTAATACTATTATAGCATCACTATTTCTAATAGTTGAAAGTCTATGTGCTATAACAAATACAGTACGGCCTTTCATTAAATTATCCATACCGTTTTGAACTATTCTTTCAGTTCTTGTATCTATATTTGAAGTAGCTTCATCAAGTATTAATACAGGGGGATCTGCTATAGCAGCACGAGCTATTGCTATTAACTGTCTTTGTCCTACTGAAAGTTCTTCAGCATTAGTTGTAAGAACAGTATCATATCCATTAGGTAACATATGTATGAAAGAATCAGCATGTGCAAGTTTTGCAGCTGCATAAACTTCTTCATCAGTTGCATCTAATTTACCATATCTAATATTTTCCATTATAGTACCTGTGAATAGTTTAGTATCCTGTAATACTATACCTAATGATTTACGTAGATCATCTTTTTTAATATCTTTTATATTAATACCATCATAAGTAATAGTTCCATCATTAATTTCATAGAATCTATTTATTAGGTTAGTTATAGTAGTTTTACCAGCACCTGTAGCACCAACGAAGGCTAATTTTTGTCCAGGTTTAGCATAAAGTGTTAAGTTATCTAATATAACTTTATCTTCGTTATATCCAAAAGTCATATTTTCAAATCTAACTTCACCTTTTAATTCAGTTAAGTTACCATTTTCATCACGCCAAGCCCAGTGTCTACATTCTTCGCCTTGTTCTTCAAGTACATTTTTATCGTTATAACATGCATTTACTAGAGTAATCTTACCTTCATCAACTTCAGGAGTTTCATCAAGTAAGTTAAATATTCTTTCTGCACCAGCTAAAGCCATAAGTATAGAGTTAAATTGCATAGCCATTTGCATAAATGGTTGAGTGAAACTCTTAGTAAATTGTAAATATGAAACTAAGATACCTACAGTTAATCCACCTAGATTATTTACATAAAGTAATCCACCTAGTATTGCAGTAAGAACAAATTGTAGATTTCCCATATTACCTATTACAGGAGCCATTAAGTTTGCAAATATGTTTGCACGAGAAGATGCTGTAAATAATTCTTCATTTAATTTATCAAATTCTTCTTTAGCTATTTTTTCGTGGTTGAATACTTTTATTACTTTTTGACCACTCATACTTTCTTCTATATATCCTGTAACATTTGCAATATTTTTTTGTTGCATACCAAAGTATTTTCCAGTATTTTTTCCTATAGTTTTAGTAATGAATATTAAGCTTACTACCATAAGAATAGATAAAATTGATAGTAGAGGTGCTAGTAATATCATAGAAATAAATGACCCTACGATTATTATAGTTGACGAAATAACAGTTGGTATAGCACCATTAATCATATGTCTTAGTGATTCAGTATCATTAGTAAATACACTCATAATATTACCAGTATTATTTTTATCAAAATATTTAATAGGTAAAGTCTGCATATGTCTAAATGATATATCTCTTATTCTTTTTAAAGTACCTTGAGTTATCTTAACCATAAGTAATGTATATGTAAGTGTTGCAAGTGCACCAGTTAAAAATATAGCAGCAAGGAATCCTATCATCTTATACATATATATAAAATTAGGATTTGCATTACCTATTAAAGGAGTAATATAGTCATCTACTATATATCTTAATGAAAGTGAGACAGAAATTGATGCAAGTGAACTAATTACTATTGCAAAAAGTACTACTATCATTTCTTTTTTGTAATATTTAAAGATAAAAGACATTAATCTACCTAAAGTTTTTTTAGTATTTTTAGGTCTTCTACTTTTTGTATTAGTTTCTTTACTCATTTTCTTCATCTCCTTTCACCTGAGAGTTATATATTTCTTGATAAATTGTATTGTTTTTAAGTAATTCACTAGGTGTTCCAATACCATTTATTTCACCATCTTCAAGTACTATAACTATGTCAGCATCTTCTACTGAAGAGATTCTTTGAGCTATAATTATTTTAGTAGTGTTAGGTATTTGATCAAAGAAAGCTTTTTTGATTAAACTTTCTGTTTTAGTATCTACAGCACTAGTTGAATCATCTAGTATTAATATTTTAGGTTCTTTTAATAAGGCTCTTGCAATACATAATCTTTGTTTTTGACCTCCAGAAACATTGTTTCCACCTTGGTCTATCTTTGTTTGATATCCATCAGTGAAGTTAGTAATAAATGTATCTGCCTGTGCTAATTTACATACTCTAATTACATCTTCTAAAGTAGCATCAGGATTACCCCATTTAATATTTTCTTCTATAGTCCCTGAGAATAGTTGATTTTTTTGTAATACCATAGCAACATTATCTCTAAGTACTTCCATATCGTAGTCTCTAACATCAATACCAGCAACTTTTACTGATCCCTTAGTTACATCATAAAGTCTTGGTATTAGTTGAACTAAAGTTGATTTTGCACTACCTGTTGATCCTAAGATACCAACTGTTTGACCTGATTTAATGTTAAAATTAATATTTTTAAGTGCAAGGTTACCATTGTTACCTGAATAACTGAAATATACATTTTCAAATGAAATATTACCATTATCAATAGTTTTAATATTTTCTTCCTTATTATACATATCAGGTTCTTCATTTAATATCTCTGAAATTCTATTAATAGCCGCTTCAGATATTAATAGCATTACAAATACAAATGATATCATCATTAAGGCCATAAGAATTTGTATAGAATATACTATTACTGAAGTTAATTCTCCAGTTTGCATATTTCCAAATACTATACTTTTTCCACCTATTATTAGTATAAGTATTATTACAGTGTATACTGTAAATTGCATTACAAATGAGTTAAGTGATGCAAATCCTTCTGCTTTTGAGAAAAGCCTAAAAATAGAATTTGATGTATCTGAGAATTTATCTATTTCGAAATCCTCTCTTACATAAGCTTTAACAACACGAGAAGCATTAACATTTTCTTGAACTTTTCTATTTAACACATCATACTCTTTAAAAGATTTTACAAAGTATGGGTATGCATTACTAATAATTAAGTAAAATGCTAAAGCTAAAAATGGTATGACTCCTATAAATATTTTTGAAATATTTGGATTTATAGTAAATATCATAATTAAAGACATTATTAACATTATTATAGTTCTAACAAATAGTCTTATACTCATCATAAATGCCATTTGAACATTAGATATATCATTAGTCATACGAGTTACAAGACTTGATGTAGAGAATTTATCAATGTTTTTAAATGAAAAATCCTGTATTTTATAAAATATATCGTGTCTTAAATTTTTAGCAAATCCAGAACCTGCTATTGCTGCCATTCTACCTGACAATATACCTAATAAAAGTGCTAAAGCAGCTAATATTATTAAGATTATACCCTTTTTAATAATATATGGCATATCTCCATTTTTTATACCTACATCAATAATTTTAGACATTTGTAGAGGTATTAATACTTCAGTAAAAACCTCTAGTATCATAAATACAGGAGCAAGTATAGTTTCTTTTTTGTATTCTCTTATAGAATTTAAGATTTTTAATTTCATTCATTTTCTCCTTTTTTTAAATTTTCATTCATTTTAAGCAAAGTATTGTTAAAAATATCTATTTCTTTAACAGAAATATCAGCAACTAACATATTTTCGATTTTTGCTATATTTTTTAATATTTCTTCTCTAATTTTTATAGACTTTTCTGTCATCTTAATTATTTTAATCCTCTGATCTTTATCTGATGAAACTCTAGTAATTAATTCATCTTTTTCAAATGATTTTAATATTTCAGATACGGTAGATTTACTAAGTGAAAAATGATTTTCTATTTCTTTTTGACATATATCTTTTTTGTCACTTAAAAGTACTATATATTTTAATATATATTTTTGTAGATTGTTCAGATTAAAATTTGAAAAATTAAGACTGTATTTTTCTAATCTCTTAAAAAGAGTAATTAATGAATTGATTGTATTGCTTTTCATATTACCATCCTTTTTTAATAAAAAATAGTTCATATCCGAACTAATAGATACATTATATAGATAAAAAAGAGAAAAGTCAATTAAAAAAATGAAAAAATAATTGACAAAGTAAAATTATTATTGTATAATTACTATTGTCATTGGGAGATATGCCTAGGTAGCTCAGTTGGCTAGAGCATGCGGTTCATACCCGCAGGGTCGAAGGTTCGAATCCTTTCTTAGGCACCATTTATTTAAAATAATAAAAATAGATAAAATGCTGTAGTTTTCTACAGCTTTTTTTTATCTAAAGATAAATAATTTTTTCACTTCTTTCTTGATACTTGACCATTTATGTTGTAAAATTTGTTGGACAAATAGGAGGTAATTATGAAAAAAATATTATTAACTGCAGTATCGCTTTATTCAGTATTATCATTTTCTAAAACTACAGGATATATAAATGCTGATGTACAACCTGGATTTAAGGGAATGCAAAAATATAGAAATGAAAAAGAAGATCTTTATTTTGGTGAAGCAAAAATTGATATGGGTATATATCTAGACTCAAATAAAGATAATATGATTTTTGCAAATGGAAGAATAGCTCAAGATAGTAGACCAGATAGAGAAGTAGATGGATTTATTGGGGCTTTTACAAAAAATGATATAGATGAAAACACTAAAGTAAGTGTTAAAGGTCTATATAGACTACCACAAAGTTTTTATATAGGTGCTTTTGATATTAAAAGATATACAGCTGAAAACCCTAGAGAAACTATTGTAAGATATTTAAAAGATAATGGTGAGTTAGAAGGGTATGTATATATTAAAACAGTTTGACTTGAACGTAGAAGTCATATAACCTATATTCTAGATACAATAATAAGATAATTGATCCAAGACTTGTAGCATTAAAAGATTATGCAAAAAAAGCCTTATATGATAATGGATATATTTTAGAGGATAAAGATACAATTTTATTATCTGCAAATTTAGAAGGTAAAGTAAAAAATACTAAATATTTAGCAGGGGCTATATATAATAGTGAAGATTTTAAAGATTATACTCATAGATTAGATACAAGATTTAAAACAGAAACAGAGTTTAAAAAAGCTGATTTAATAACGGATGTTAAATATAAATTGGGGAATTTTGAAAAATTAGAAATTCATCCAGATAGAGGATTCTTATACGAAATAAGAAGCAATAACCTATACAATGCTGGAACTCTTTCAGCAGAAATTGGAGTTAAATCAGATAGATTAGCTAATAACTTAAAAAATAGTAATATGTTAAAATTTGAAGCAGTTAATATTTTACCTAGAGTTGAAAATAATTTGAAAAAACATGATTTTAGATTGAGTTTAAATAATAATTTTGACTATAAAGTAAACGAAAATTTAAATTTAATGACAGACTTAAACTATAAAGCAGATATTTTAAGTGTTAAAGAAAATGAAGTAGAAAAAGGGTTAATAAGTCATTATCCAGAACTAGACTTTAAACTAGATTACAAAAAAGATAATCTTGAATTAAAAGCAAATGTATATGATAAAGTACTTATAGATATTAATTTAGAAACTAAAAAATCTAGAGTTAACAATCATCTATTAGTTGACACTTCATTAGGATATAAAATAAATAAAATATTTAAATTTAATGCTATGTTTAGAGATGTATACTTAACTGATTCCCATAGAAAATTAGAAGATGATTTAGGTATTTTCAACCCTGATAATGAATATGAAAGAAAAAGATTTGTACAAAGTAATGCAATGATAACTGGTGCAGGTATATTAGCGGAAACAGAAGTAGGTAAATTTAAATTTAAGAATAATCTTGATGTAAGATATAGATTTGACTATCTAGGAAAAGAAACGTATCGTCCATTTGAAACAGAAGATAATAGCCCTATAGTGCACCATGTATTTGCATGGAGTGAAAATTCTATTAATGTAAAAGTAACTGATGAACTAAACTTAAAAGCTAATTTAGATATATACTTTAGAAATAGAAATGATGCAAAATATAGAATAATACCATCTGAAAATTGGGAAGAAAAAGAATATATCGATAAAGAAATACTTCCAGGGTTTGAAACAATTAATTATGCTTTAGTTTTCACAGGATTTGGAATAGACTATAACACAAATAAGGTTAAATTTATAAATGATACTAAGCTTATTATTTCTCCTATATATGTTGTTGATAAAAAACCAGAATTTGAAGAATTAATTTTTAGAACTAAAAACTACCTAGATTATAAAATAAATAATATAGTAGAATTAAATGCAGGATTAGATTTAGAATATGTAAACCATGGAATTGCAACCACTTACGTACTTAAAAGAGTAGTTCTTAATCAAGGATACTTAGAAAAAAATAGATTAATT
This genomic stretch from Streptobacillus felis harbors:
- a CDS encoding CPBP family intramembrane glutamic endopeptidase, yielding MLKDLSKKERIIFVCYIIGAFLVSQFIAGFVFGVVSALKNDGNLDTYSILILSNLINIFFIRYIFYRYKINIFAEKKNKLLEIIAVIVISALFNILLGIVTSYFELSTSNQEALEVIMQGKSIIYLIIGSAVIVPIAEELLFRGVFANLFSNRKINFILSVLLFALIHGPKNVVEFIPYFLMGILFTGTYFYTGSIKLAMLSHMVNNFLAMLSFYFKN
- a CDS encoding ABC transporter ATP-binding protein, which codes for MSKETNTKSRRPKNTKKTLGRLMSFIFKYYKKEMIVVLFAIVISSLASISVSLSLRYIVDDYITPLIGNANPNFIYMYKMIGFLAAIFLTGALATLTYTLLMVKITQGTLKRIRDISFRHMQTLPIKYFDKNNTGNIMSVFTNDTESLRHMINGAIPTVISSTIIIVGSFISMILLAPLLSILSILMVVSLIFITKTIGKNTGKYFGMQQKNIANVTGYIEESMSGQKVIKVFNHEKIAKEEFDKLNEELFTASSRANIFANLMAPVIGNMGNLQFVLTAILGGLLYVNNLGGLTVGILVSYLQFTKSFTQPFMQMAMQFNSILMALAGAERIFNLLDETPEVDEGKITLVNACYNDKNVLEEQGEECRHWAWRDENGNLTELKGEVRFENMTFGYNEDKVILDNLTLYAKPGQKLAFVGATGAGKTTITNLINRFYEINDGTITYDGINIKDIKKDDLRKSLGIVLQDTKLFTGTIMENIRYGKLDATDEEVYAAAKLAHADSFIHMLPNGYDTVLTTNAEELSVGQRQLIAIARAAIADPPVLILDEATSNIDTRTERIVQNGMDNLMKGRTVFVIAHRLSTIRNSDAIIVLENGKIIERGNHHDLIKQHGTYYQLYTGNVELD
- a CDS encoding ABC transporter ATP-binding protein: MKLKILNSIREYKKETILAPVFMILEVFTEVLIPLQMSKIIDVGIKNGDMPYIIKKGIILIILAALALLLGILSGRMAAIAGSGFAKNLRHDIFYKIQDFSFKNIDKFSTSSLVTRMTNDISNVQMAFMMSIRLFVRTIIMLIMSLIMIFTINPNISKIFIGVIPFLALAFYLIISNAYPYFVKSFKEYDVLNRKVQENVNASRVVKAYVREDFEIDKFSDTSNSIFRLFSKAEGFASLNSFVMQFTVYTVIILILIIGGKSIVFGNMQTGELTSVIVYSIQILMALMMISFVFVMLLISEAAINRISEILNEEPDMYNKEENIKTIDNGNISFENVYFSYSGNNGNLALKNINFNIKSGQTVGILGSTGSAKSTLVQLIPRLYDVTKGSVKVAGIDVRDYDMEVLRDNVAMVLQKNQLFSGTIEENIKWGNPDATLEDVIRVCKLAQADTFITNFTDGYQTKIDQGGNNVSGGQKQRLCIARALLKEPKILILDDSTSAVDTKTESLIKKAFFDQIPNTTKIIIAQRISSVEDADIVIVLEDGEINGIGTPSELLKNNTIYQEIYNSQVKGDEENE
- a CDS encoding M24 family metallopeptidase, coding for MNKLEQIFEKLEIDGLLLTDYYNKRYFTGFTGSTGIALVTKKNKYFISDFRYTEQATKQVSEYGFTFIEDNARNYNKLVELAKVDGVTKLGIDNLSLSYSEFEAISEAFSFAKLIKSSNELVASRRIKTPEEIEKIRKAIKISEEALLETIPQIKEGMTEIEVAAILEYNQRKRGASGTSFDTIVASGYRSAMPHGVASEKKIEKEEFITIDYGCYYDGYASDITRTIYFGENIEPRMLEIYEKVRKSNELGIELIKAGKTGKEIDAAVREFMGDDAKYFGHSLGHSFGLEVHEVPMLSMRDETKLEAGMTVTVEPGIYVSGYAGVRIEDDIVVTENGHEVLTSLDKKLIMVYNK
- a CDS encoding MarR family winged helix-turn-helix transcriptional regulator; amino-acid sequence: MKSNTINSLITLFKRLEKYSLNFSNFNLNNLQKYILKYIVLLSDKKDICQKEIENHFSLSKSTVSEILKSFEKDELITRVSSDKDQRIKIIKMTEKSIKIREEILKNIAKIENMLVADISVKEIDIFNNTLLKMNENLKKGENE
- a CDS encoding NfeD family protein, which encodes MTNVYVWLGLFITFILIEIATYNLVTIWLAFSALIVSILSIWFDNPPLQIFIFAVLVVIFLLYTRPILNKYFIKDKFHSDFKGHKVVIVDKENGTYIVKFKDSKWTAISNEEFNTGDVAYIEAFEGNKILIKK
- a CDS encoding SPFH domain-containing protein; the protein is MMIIVFGIILLIFAAIAISGVRIVPESYVYVIERLGKYSQTLESGLSFINPFVDRVSKRVTLKEQVVDFDPQGVITKDNATMQIDTVVYFQITDPKLFTYGVERPIAAIENLTATTLRNIIGDMTVDQTLTSRDVINSKMRMELDEATDPWGIKVNRVELKSIIPPTEIRIAMEKEMKAEREKRAKILEAQAQKESAILVAEGEKTAAILRAEAKKEVSIKEAEGRAKAIIALKEAEADGIKILNSASPSKEILALRSLESLEKVSQGEATKIFIPSELQNLTSLLAGIREIK